The following are encoded in a window of Clostridia bacterium genomic DNA:
- a CDS encoding sirohydrochlorin cobaltochelatase, which yields MKIIKRLIPLVLAFCLILMAAGCSSQKAGGSEDAEPDAQTALQDADQAAADDAAALIDAIYVQTWSEDTDAQCEAARAAWDALTDEQKALVAGENADPDYFGRDTGDASLDDPLNSDGIGENELLVVSFGTSFNDSRAADIKGIEDALAAAYPDWSVRRAFTSQIIINHVQARDGEKIDNITQALERAVSNGVINLVIQPTHLMHGAEYDEIVEAVTAYEGQFNNIVIAEPLLGEVGSDASVINSDKEAVAKAVTATAVWESGFQSPAVAAEAGTAFVLMGHGTSHTAKVSYSQMQTQMNTLGYENVFIGTVEGEPEDTSCEAVLAKVSEAGYKSVVLRSFMVVAGDHANNDMAGEDEDSWLSVFNASGNFESVDVQIEGLGRIPAIQSIYVQHTGNAISSVE from the coding sequence ATGAAGATCATAAAGAGACTTATACCGTTGGTTTTGGCGTTCTGCCTTATACTCATGGCGGCGGGATGCTCATCTCAGAAGGCAGGCGGGAGCGAAGATGCAGAGCCCGATGCGCAGACTGCCTTGCAGGACGCAGACCAGGCTGCGGCGGACGATGCAGCCGCGCTCATAGACGCCATATACGTTCAGACGTGGAGCGAGGACACCGACGCTCAGTGCGAAGCGGCGCGCGCCGCGTGGGATGCGCTCACCGACGAGCAGAAGGCATTGGTTGCCGGCGAGAACGCCGATCCCGACTATTTCGGCCGCGATACGGGCGACGCATCGCTTGACGATCCGCTCAATTCCGACGGCATAGGCGAGAACGAATTGCTCGTAGTAAGCTTCGGCACGTCGTTTAACGACAGCCGTGCCGCTGACATTAAAGGCATAGAGGACGCGCTTGCGGCGGCTTATCCCGACTGGTCGGTGCGCCGTGCGTTCACGTCGCAGATAATCATAAATCACGTACAGGCGCGCGACGGAGAGAAGATAGACAATATAACTCAGGCGCTTGAACGCGCCGTTTCAAACGGAGTAATAAATCTCGTTATCCAGCCCACACATCTTATGCACGGCGCGGAATACGACGAGATCGTCGAAGCCGTTACGGCTTACGAGGGACAGTTTAATAATATCGTTATAGCAGAGCCACTTCTTGGCGAAGTGGGCTCTGACGCTTCGGTCATAAACTCCGACAAAGAAGCCGTTGCAAAGGCAGTGACCGCGACTGCTGTTTGGGAGAGCGGATTTCAAAGTCCGGCGGTTGCCGCAGAGGCCGGCACGGCTTTCGTTTTAATGGGACACGGCACCTCGCATACCGCGAAGGTATCTTACTCTCAGATGCAGACGCAAATGAATACTCTCGGCTATGAAAACGTATTTATCGGCACGGTAGAGGGTGAGCCGGAGGATACGTCCTGCGAGGCAGTTCTTGCAAAGGTAAGCGAAGCGGGATATAAGTCCGTGGTACTGCGTTCCTTCATGGTAGTTGCCGGAGACCACGCGAATAACGACATGGCGGGCGAAGACGAGGATTCGTGGCTCAGCGTTTTTAATGCA
- a CDS encoding FeoB-associated Cys-rich membrane protein — protein MLNGWDIFIIAAVAAAVFFAVRTIYKNRGSCGCSPGCAGCAKKCAKARGRAEVDKSEPKAYDLSK, from the coding sequence ATGCTTAACGGATGGGATATTTTCATCATTGCGGCTGTAGCGGCTGCGGTGTTCTTCGCAGTAAGAACGATATATAAAAACAGAGGTTCGTGCGGATGCTCTCCGGGCTGCGCCGGGTGCGCAAAAAAATGCGCAAAAGCCCGCGGGCGCGCCGAGGTTGACAAAAGTGAACCAAAGGCTTATGATTTAAGTAAATAA